In a genomic window of Melopsittacus undulatus isolate bMelUnd1 chromosome 1, bMelUnd1.mat.Z, whole genome shotgun sequence:
- the LOC117436309 gene encoding GSK-3-binding protein-like, translated as MPCRPGERFLLLERSVAVGQAGPKEVDALVAKLGEVLQLSAQRAPPPPRNPKHLGPGSARDRAAPYSPRCSGGGALLAPRGPLPSQAHQQPAEPPRPDRSGHQRVTKQLCGRGWLRSAARRRKQPPPGPGDGPADEEDPHRLLQQLILSGNLIKEAVRRLQLAAAAAAAAASTTSSGSASAGSSGADGEAAEAAGVQPRQ; from the coding sequence ATGCCGTGCCGCCCGGGCGAGcgcttcctgctgctggagcgCTCGGTCGCCGTGGGGCAGGCGGGCCCGAAGGAGGTGGACGCGCTGGTGGCCAAGCTGGGCgaggtgctgcagctgagcgCGCAGcgggcgccgccgccgccccgcaACCCGAAGCACCTGGGGCCGGGCAGCGCCCGTGACCGCGCTGCCCCCTACTCGCCGCGCTGCAGCGGCGGTGGCGCGCTGCTGGCGCCCAGGGGACCGCTCCCGTCGCAAGCCCACCAGCAGCCTGCCGAGCCGCCGCGGCCGGACCGGAGCGGCCACCAGCGGGTCACCAAGCAGCTGTGCGGACGGGGCTGGCTTCGGAGCGCCGCCCGCCGGAGGAAGCAGCCCCCGCCGGGACCGGGAGACGGGCCGGCGGACGAGGAGGACCCCCACCGGCTCCTACAGCAGCTCATCCTCTCCGGCAACCTCATCAAAGAAGCCGTCCGGCGGCTGCAGCtagcggcggcggcagcagcggcggcagccTCCACGACCTCCAGCGGCAGCGCCTCGGCGGGGAGCAGCGGCGCGGACGGCGAGGCGGCCGAAGCGGCGGGTGTACAGCCCCGGCAGTAG